A section of the Pseudomonas prosekii genome encodes:
- a CDS encoding glucan biosynthesis protein G: MIVSPCNAPKLSAKRFRSALVAGSALLCLFSAGQLWAFNLDDVSVKAKELAGQKYEAPRSNLPNEFREMKFADYQKIRFRTEKAEWADQKTPFKLSFYHQGMHFDTPVKINEITASTVQEIKYDPSRFDFGDVQFDPKATEQLGYAGFRVLYPINKADKQDEIMTMLGASYFRVVGKGHTYGLSARGMAIDTALPSGEEFPRFTEFWIQQPKPGDKHLVIFALLDSPRATGAYRLTLRPGSDTVVDVKAQMFLRDKVTKLGVAPLTSMFLFGANQPSKVLNYRRELHDSSGLSIHAGNGEWIWRPLNNPKHLSVSNFGIENPRGFGLLQRGRDFSHYEDLDDRYDKRPSAWIEPKGDWGKGSVDLVEIPTADETNDNIVAFWSPEKLPEPGQPLDVAYRMHWTIDEAALHAPDSAWVKQTLRSTGDVKQSNLIRQPDGSVAYLVDFEGPSLAALPETADVRSQVSVGDNAELVENSVRYNPDTKGWRLTLRMKIKDPSKATEMRAALVENIVPEDLAKTSLPASNSSVAKADKVAAKQQEKADKEAKDAKQVDAKQAEAKPVADAKDQNKDKDNKDAKQPAAADAAPATPESTATEQVLTETWSYQLPADE, encoded by the coding sequence GTGATTGTTAGTCCCTGTAATGCACCAAAATTGTCTGCCAAACGGTTCCGAAGCGCTCTGGTAGCGGGCTCTGCACTGCTCTGCCTGTTTAGCGCCGGTCAGCTTTGGGCATTCAATCTGGATGATGTGTCGGTCAAGGCGAAAGAGCTGGCCGGGCAGAAATACGAAGCCCCGCGCAGTAACCTGCCGAACGAATTCCGCGAAATGAAATTCGCGGACTATCAGAAAATTCGTTTCCGCACTGAAAAAGCCGAGTGGGCCGATCAGAAGACTCCGTTCAAACTTTCGTTCTATCACCAGGGCATGCACTTCGATACCCCGGTGAAAATCAACGAAATCACGGCCAGCACCGTCCAGGAAATCAAATACGACCCAAGTCGTTTCGATTTCGGCGACGTGCAGTTCGATCCTAAAGCCACCGAACAACTGGGTTATGCCGGTTTCCGTGTGCTGTACCCGATCAACAAGGCTGACAAACAAGACGAAATCATGACCATGCTCGGCGCGAGTTACTTCCGCGTTGTCGGCAAGGGTCACACCTATGGCTTGTCCGCTCGCGGCATGGCCATTGATACCGCATTGCCGTCCGGCGAAGAATTCCCGCGTTTCACCGAATTCTGGATTCAACAGCCAAAACCGGGTGACAAGCACCTGGTGATCTTTGCGCTGCTCGATTCCCCGCGCGCTACCGGTGCTTATCGCCTGACCCTGCGTCCAGGCAGCGACACCGTGGTCGACGTCAAAGCGCAGATGTTCCTGCGTGACAAAGTCACCAAGCTCGGCGTTGCGCCGCTGACCAGCATGTTCCTGTTCGGCGCCAACCAGCCGTCGAAAGTGCTCAACTACCGTCGCGAACTGCACGACTCCAGCGGTCTGTCGATCCATGCCGGCAACGGCGAGTGGATCTGGCGTCCACTGAACAACCCGAAACACTTGTCGGTAAGCAACTTCGGCATCGAGAACCCGCGCGGTTTCGGTCTGCTGCAACGTGGTCGTGACTTCAGCCACTACGAAGACCTCGACGACCGCTACGACAAGCGTCCAAGTGCCTGGATCGAGCCAAAAGGCGATTGGGGCAAGGGTTCGGTCGATCTGGTGGAAATCCCGACCGCCGACGAAACCAACGACAACATCGTGGCTTTCTGGAGCCCGGAAAAACTGCCTGAGCCAGGCCAGCCGCTGGATGTCGCTTATCGCATGCACTGGACCATCGACGAAGCTGCCCTGCACGCACCGGACAGCGCCTGGGTCAAACAGACCCTGCGTTCCACCGGCGACGTCAAGCAGTCCAACCTGATTCGTCAGCCGGATGGCAGCGTTGCGTATCTGGTCGACTTCGAAGGTCCGTCGCTGGCCGCATTGCCGGAAACCGCTGACGTGCGCAGCCAGGTCAGTGTTGGCGATAACGCCGAACTGGTCGAAAACAGCGTGCGTTACAACCCCGACACCAAAGGCTGGCGCCTGACCCTGCGCATGAAGATCAAAGACCCAAGCAAGGCCACCGAAATGCGTGCCGCGCTGGTCGAGAACATCGTGCCTGAAGACCTCGCCAAGACTTCGCTCCCAGCCTCCAATTCCTCCGTTGCCAAGGCCGACAAAGTCGCCGCCAAGCAGCAGGAGAAAGCGGACAAGGAAGCCAAGGACGCCAAGCAGGTTGACGCCAAACAGGCTGAAGCCAAGCCGGTTGCCGATGCCAAGGATCAGAACAAGGACAAGGACAACAAAGACGCCAAGCAGCCTGCTGCTGCGGACGCGGCCCCAGCCACACCGGAATCGACAGCGACTGAACAAGTCCTGACCGAGACCTGGAGCTACCAGTTGCCTGCCGATGAGTAA
- the dtd gene encoding D-aminoacyl-tRNA deacylase, protein MKGLLQRVRGARVEVAGEVVGAVDQGLLVLVAVEPGDTRASADKLLHKLLNYRVFSDADGKMNLSLKDVDGGLLLVSQFTLAADTKSGLRPSFSTAATPALGEELFDYLLGKAKVMHGTVASGRFGADMQVHLVNDGPVTFLLQS, encoded by the coding sequence ATGAAGGGTCTGCTGCAACGGGTGCGCGGCGCGCGCGTCGAGGTAGCGGGGGAGGTGGTGGGCGCGGTGGACCAGGGTTTGCTGGTGCTGGTCGCCGTCGAGCCCGGCGACACTCGGGCCAGCGCCGACAAACTTCTGCATAAGCTGCTTAACTATCGTGTGTTCAGTGACGCTGACGGCAAGATGAATCTGTCCCTGAAGGATGTCGACGGTGGCCTGCTGCTGGTCTCGCAGTTCACCTTGGCGGCTGACACCAAGAGCGGCTTGCGCCCGAGTTTTTCGACGGCGGCGACTCCGGCCCTCGGTGAAGAACTTTTCGACTATCTATTAGGCAAAGCGAAAGTCATGCATGGCACTGTGGCATCAGGTAGATTCGGCGCGGATATGCAGGTGCATCTGGTCAATGATGGCCCGGTTACCTTCCTGTTACAGTCCTGA
- the pip gene encoding prolyl aminopeptidase has translation MQTLYPQIKPYARHDLAVDKTHTLYVDESGTPEGLPVVFIHGGPGAGCDAQSRRFFDPNLYRIVTFDQRGCGRSTPHASLENNTTWDLVEDLERIRKHLNIEKWVLFGGSWGSTLALAYAQTHPERVHGLILRGIFLCRPQEIEWFYQAGASRLFPDYWQDYIAPIPLDERDDLLTAFHKRLIGNDQIAQMHAAKAWSTWEGRTATLRPNPLVVDRFSEPQRALSIARIECHYFTNKAFLEPNQLIRDMGKIAHLPGVIVHGRYDVICPLDNAWELHQNWPNSELQVIRDAGHAASEPGITDALVRAAGQMARRLLDLPPEEA, from the coding sequence ATGCAGACTTTGTACCCGCAGATCAAACCCTACGCCCGGCACGATCTGGCCGTCGATAAAACCCACACGCTGTACGTCGACGAAAGCGGTACGCCGGAAGGTTTGCCCGTCGTGTTCATCCACGGCGGCCCCGGCGCCGGGTGTGATGCGCAGAGCCGGCGGTTTTTCGATCCCAATCTGTATCGCATTGTCACCTTCGACCAGCGCGGCTGCGGTCGCTCCACGCCGCACGCCAGCCTGGAAAACAACACCACCTGGGATCTGGTCGAAGACCTCGAGCGCATTCGCAAACATCTGAACATCGAAAAATGGGTGCTGTTCGGCGGCTCCTGGGGTTCGACCCTGGCGCTGGCCTACGCGCAGACTCACCCGGAGCGCGTGCATGGCTTGATCCTGCGTGGGATCTTTCTCTGCCGGCCGCAGGAAATCGAGTGGTTCTACCAGGCTGGCGCCAGCCGTCTGTTCCCCGATTACTGGCAGGACTACATCGCGCCGATCCCCCTGGACGAGCGCGACGACTTGCTCACGGCTTTCCACAAACGCCTGATCGGCAATGACCAGATCGCGCAGATGCACGCGGCCAAGGCCTGGTCGACGTGGGAAGGGCGGACCGCGACCTTGCGGCCGAACCCGCTGGTGGTCGATCGCTTCTCCGAGCCGCAACGCGCCTTGTCGATCGCGCGCATCGAATGCCACTACTTCACCAACAAAGCCTTCCTCGAACCAAACCAGTTGATCCGCGACATGGGCAAGATTGCGCATCTGCCAGGCGTCATCGTGCATGGCCGTTACGACGTGATCTGCCCGTTGGATAACGCCTGGGAATTGCACCAGAACTGGCCGAACAGCGAACTGCAGGTGATCCGCGATGCCGGCCACGCCGCGTCCGAACCGGGTATCACCGATGCCCTGGTGCGCGCCGCTGGTCAGATGGCCCGGCGTTTGCTCGACTTGCCGCCAGAAGAAGCATGA
- the hutG gene encoding N-formylglutamate deformylase encodes MDKVLHFKQGRVPLLISMPHAGLRLTPVVEAGLIADARSLPDTDWHIPQLYQFATELGASTLAAEYSRFVIDLNRPSDDKPMYVGATTGLFPSILFDGIPLFQEGMAPSAAERATYLEHIWAPYHRTLQDELARLKAEFGYALLFDAHSIRSVIPHLFDGKLPDFNLGTFNGASCDPQLAAQMEAICAKYSDYSHVLNGRFKGGHITRHYGNPAENIHAVQLELCQCTYMEEFEPFRYRPDLAEPTQVVLKQLLEAFVAWGQKKFAA; translated from the coding sequence GTGGATAAAGTTCTGCATTTCAAACAAGGTCGCGTGCCGCTGCTGATCAGCATGCCCCACGCCGGCCTGCGCCTGACCCCGGTGGTCGAGGCCGGATTGATCGCCGATGCGCGAAGCCTGCCGGACACCGATTGGCACATTCCGCAGCTTTACCAGTTCGCCACCGAGCTGGGCGCCAGCACCCTGGCCGCCGAATACTCGCGGTTCGTCATCGACCTCAACCGACCATCCGACGACAAACCGATGTACGTCGGCGCCACCACGGGCCTGTTTCCGTCGATCCTGTTTGACGGCATTCCTCTGTTTCAAGAGGGCATGGCACCGTCGGCGGCCGAGCGCGCGACTTATCTGGAACACATCTGGGCGCCATACCACCGCACGTTGCAGGACGAACTGGCGCGACTCAAAGCCGAGTTCGGCTATGCGCTGTTGTTTGACGCGCACTCGATCCGTTCGGTGATCCCGCATTTGTTCGACGGCAAACTGCCGGACTTCAACCTCGGCACCTTCAATGGTGCGAGTTGCGACCCGCAATTGGCCGCGCAAATGGAAGCGATCTGCGCCAAGTACAGTGATTACAGCCATGTGCTGAACGGGCGTTTCAAGGGCGGCCACATCACCCGGCATTACGGCAACCCGGCCGAGAACATCCACGCGGTGCAACTGGAACTGTGCCAGTGCACCTACATGGAAGAATTCGAACCGTTCCGCTATCGTCCGGACCTGGCCGAGCCGACGCAGGTGGTGCTCAAGCAATTGCTCGAAGCGTTCGTGGCTTGGGGACAGAAAAAATTCGCCGCATAA
- the hutI gene encoding imidazolonepropionase: MKTLWQHCHVATMAQGVYSIIEDAAIVTSGAHIEWIGPRAELPSGEYPAVNDLHGAWVTPGLIDCHTHTVFGGNRSGEFEQRLQGVSYAEIAAAGGGIASTVRATRAATEDELFASAAKRLKSLLRDGVTTVEMKSGYGLDLASERKILRVIRRLGAELPVSVRSTCLAAHALPPEYADRADAYIEHICAEMLPALAAEGLVDAVDAFCEYLAFSPAQVERVFITAQALGLPVKLHAEQLSSLHGSSLAARYHALSADHLEFMDESDAIAMAESGTVAVLLPGAFYFLRETQLPPMDALRKHKVKIAIASDLNPGTSPALSLRLMLNMACTCFRMTPEEALAGATIHAATALGMADTHGSLEVGKVADFVAWQIDRPADLSYWLGGDLEKRVVRHGVETNLQESTRG, from the coding sequence ATGAAAACACTCTGGCAACACTGCCACGTCGCGACCATGGCGCAAGGCGTCTACTCGATCATCGAGGATGCGGCCATCGTGACGTCCGGTGCGCACATTGAGTGGATCGGCCCGCGCGCTGAACTGCCGTCCGGCGAATACCCGGCGGTCAACGATTTGCACGGGGCCTGGGTCACGCCGGGCCTGATCGACTGCCACACCCACACGGTGTTCGGCGGTAACCGCAGCGGCGAATTCGAACAACGTCTGCAAGGCGTCAGCTACGCAGAAATCGCTGCGGCCGGTGGCGGCATCGCAAGCACCGTGCGCGCCACCCGCGCAGCGACCGAAGACGAGTTGTTCGCCAGCGCCGCCAAACGTTTGAAAAGCCTGCTGCGCGACGGCGTGACCACGGTCGAGATGAAATCCGGCTACGGCCTCGACCTCGCCAGTGAACGCAAGATCCTGCGGGTGATCCGTCGCCTCGGCGCCGAATTGCCGGTCAGCGTGCGCAGCACCTGCCTGGCCGCCCACGCCTTGCCGCCGGAATACGCCGATCGCGCCGACGCCTACATCGAGCACATCTGCGCCGAAATGCTCCCGGCATTGGCCGCCGAAGGATTGGTCGACGCGGTGGATGCGTTCTGCGAATACCTGGCGTTCTCGCCGGCGCAAGTCGAGCGTGTGTTCATCACCGCGCAAGCGCTTGGCTTGCCGGTCAAACTGCACGCCGAACAGCTGTCGTCGCTGCACGGTTCGAGCCTCGCCGCGCGATATCACGCGCTGTCCGCCGATCATCTGGAATTCATGGACGAAAGCGATGCGATCGCCATGGCCGAATCCGGCACCGTCGCGGTGTTGCTGCCCGGCGCGTTCTACTTTCTGCGCGAAACCCAATTGCCGCCGATGGACGCGTTGCGCAAACACAAAGTCAAAATCGCTATCGCCAGCGACCTCAATCCCGGCACCTCGCCCGCGTTGTCGTTGCGCCTGATGTTGAACATGGCGTGCACCTGTTTCCGCATGACCCCGGAAGAAGCCCTGGCCGGCGCGACGATTCATGCCGCCACCGCACTGGGCATGGCCGACACGCACGGTTCGCTGGAAGTCGGCAAAGTCGCCGATTTTGTCGCGTGGCAGATTGATCGTCCCGCCGACCTTTCTTATTGGCTGGGCGGCGACCTGGAAAAACGCGTCGTGCGTCACGGCGTAGAAACAAATCTTCAGGAGAGCACTCGTGGATAA
- the hutH gene encoding histidine ammonia-lyase — MTELNLIPGQLSLAQLRDIYQQPVKISLDSSATAQIEASVACVEQILAENRTAYGINTGFGLLASTRIASEDLENLQRSLVLSHAAGVGEPISDALVRLVMVLKVNSLSRGYSGIRRVVIDALLALINAEVYPHIPLKGSVGASGDLAPLAHMSLVLLGEGKARYKGEWLEATEALKVAGLTPLTLAAKEGLALLNGTQVSTAYALRGLFEGEDLFAGALALGALTVEAVLGSRSPFDARIHAARGQKGQIDAAAAYRDLLGERSEVSDSHQNCDKVQDPYSLRCQPQVMGACLTQFRQAAEVLAVEANAVSDNPLVFAAEGDVISGGNFHAEPVAMAADNMALAIAEIGSLSERRISLMMDKHMSQLPPFLVANGGVNSGFMIAQVTAAALASENKALSHPHSVDSLPTSANQEDHVSMAPAAGKRLWEMAENTRGVLAVEWLAACQGLDLRAGLKTSEKLEKARAILRKEVPFYEKDRFFAPDINAATELLATRCLNELVSAKFLPSL, encoded by the coding sequence GTGACTGAGCTAAATTTGATTCCAGGCCAACTGAGCCTCGCCCAACTGCGTGATATTTATCAGCAGCCGGTCAAGATCAGCCTCGACAGCAGCGCCACGGCGCAGATCGAGGCCAGCGTGGCGTGCGTGGAACAAATCCTCGCCGAGAACCGCACCGCGTACGGCATCAACACCGGTTTTGGCCTGCTGGCCTCGACGCGCATTGCCAGCGAAGACCTGGAAAACCTGCAGCGCTCCTTGGTGCTGTCGCATGCCGCCGGTGTCGGCGAGCCGATCAGCGACGCGCTGGTGCGGCTGGTCATGGTGCTCAAGGTCAACAGCCTCAGCCGTGGTTACTCGGGGATTCGCCGGGTGGTGATCGACGCGCTGCTGGCGCTAATAAACGCCGAGGTGTATCCGCACATTCCGCTGAAAGGTTCGGTCGGTGCCTCGGGTGATCTGGCGCCGTTGGCGCACATGTCGCTGGTGCTGCTGGGCGAAGGCAAGGCGCGCTACAAAGGCGAGTGGCTGGAAGCCACCGAAGCGCTGAAAGTCGCCGGTCTGACGCCGCTGACCCTCGCCGCCAAAGAAGGCCTGGCGCTGCTCAACGGCACGCAGGTGTCGACCGCCTATGCGTTGCGCGGCTTGTTTGAAGGCGAGGATCTGTTCGCTGGTGCGCTGGCGTTGGGGGCGCTGACCGTTGAAGCGGTATTGGGCTCGCGCTCGCCGTTCGATGCGCGCATTCACGCCGCGCGCGGGCAGAAGGGCCAGATCGACGCTGCCGCCGCTTACCGGGATTTGTTGGGCGAGCGCAGTGAAGTCTCCGACTCGCACCAGAACTGCGACAAGGTTCAGGACCCGTACTCGCTGCGCTGCCAGCCGCAAGTCATGGGCGCCTGCCTGACCCAGTTCCGTCAGGCTGCCGAAGTGTTGGCCGTCGAAGCCAACGCGGTGTCCGATAACCCGCTGGTGTTTGCCGCTGAAGGCGATGTGATTTCCGGCGGTAACTTCCACGCCGAACCTGTGGCGATGGCCGCTGACAACATGGCGTTGGCGATTGCCGAAATCGGTTCGCTGAGCGAGCGCCGGATCTCGCTGATGATGGACAAGCACATGTCGCAATTGCCGCCATTCCTGGTGGCGAATGGCGGGGTGAATTCCGGTTTCATGATTGCCCAGGTCACGGCCGCCGCACTCGCGAGCGAGAACAAGGCGTTGTCGCATCCGCATTCGGTGGACAGCCTGCCGACCTCGGCGAACCAGGAAGACCACGTGTCGATGGCCCCGGCGGCCGGCAAGCGTTTGTGGGAAATGGCCGAAAACACCCGCGGCGTGCTGGCGGTGGAATGGCTGGCGGCGTGTCAGGGCCTGGACCTGCGCGCGGGTTTGAAAACCTCGGAAAAACTCGAAAAGGCGCGGGCGATTTTGCGCAAAGAAGTGCCGTTCTACGAGAAGGACCGGTTCTTTGCGCCGGACATCAACGCCGCCACTGAACTGCTGGCCACGCGCTGCCTGAACGAGCTGGTGTCGGCGAAGTTTTTGCCGAGCCTGTAA
- the hutH gene encoding histidine ammonia-lyase, with translation MSHAEKIVIADTPLRWQDVVAVARHGAQLELCAETWARIDNAQAIVQQIVSSGERAYGVNTGLGALCNVSLKDQQLSQLSRNTLLSHACGVGAPLADEQTRAIICAAIRNYSHGKSGIHRRVVEALLALLNRGITPQVPSQGSVGYLTHMAHVSIALLGVGNVSYRGQIVAAQHALAEEGLAPVQLGAKDGLCLVNGTPCMTGLSCLALADATNLLQWADVIGAMSFEAQRGQIAAFDADIIALKAHPGMQQVGSNLRALLDGSEVIAASKGIRTQDALSIRSIPQVHGAARDQLQHAQNQIETELNSVTDNPMLLGTPENFRVMSQANPHGQSVAMAADLLAIAMAEIGSIAERRLDRLINPHVSGLPAFLVANPGVNSGMMIVQYVAASLCAENRQLAQPAVLDNYVTSGLQEDHLSMGTNAALKLHRALENCTQILAIEYLLAAQAFEFLKEQRFGAGTDTAWRLLRERVPAYDEDRWLAPDIAAAASVLKQPNLLRQALPNLH, from the coding sequence ATGTCCCACGCGGAAAAAATCGTTATCGCCGACACCCCGCTGCGTTGGCAGGATGTGGTCGCCGTCGCCCGTCATGGTGCGCAGCTTGAGCTGTGCGCCGAGACCTGGGCGCGCATCGATAACGCGCAGGCAATCGTCCAGCAAATCGTCAGCAGCGGCGAGCGCGCGTATGGCGTCAATACCGGCCTCGGCGCCTTGTGCAATGTTTCGCTCAAGGACCAGCAACTCAGCCAGCTCTCGCGCAATACCTTGCTCAGCCACGCCTGTGGCGTCGGCGCACCACTGGCCGACGAACAGACCCGGGCGATTATCTGCGCCGCGATTCGCAATTACAGCCACGGCAAATCCGGGATTCATCGGCGCGTCGTCGAAGCGCTGCTGGCGCTGCTCAATCGCGGCATCACCCCGCAAGTGCCGTCCCAGGGTTCGGTCGGTTACCTGACGCACATGGCGCACGTCAGCATCGCGTTGCTGGGCGTCGGCAACGTCAGCTATCGCGGGCAGATCGTCGCGGCGCAACACGCGTTGGCCGAAGAAGGTCTGGCGCCGGTTCAGCTCGGCGCCAAGGACGGTTTGTGCCTGGTCAACGGCACGCCGTGCATGACCGGCCTGAGCTGCCTGGCGTTGGCCGATGCAACCAATCTGCTGCAATGGGCCGACGTGATCGGGGCGATGAGTTTTGAAGCGCAGCGTGGCCAGATCGCCGCGTTCGATGCCGACATCATCGCGCTCAAAGCGCACCCCGGCATGCAGCAGGTCGGCAGCAATTTGCGCGCGCTGCTCGATGGCAGTGAAGTGATCGCGGCGAGCAAAGGCATCCGTACTCAGGATGCGTTGAGCATTCGCTCGATTCCGCAGGTCCACGGCGCCGCGCGCGATCAACTGCAACACGCGCAAAACCAGATCGAAACCGAGCTCAATTCAGTTACCGACAACCCGATGCTGCTCGGCACGCCGGAGAATTTCCGGGTGATGTCGCAGGCCAATCCGCACGGTCAATCGGTGGCCATGGCCGCCGATTTGCTGGCGATTGCCATGGCCGAAATCGGCTCGATCGCCGAGCGCCGTCTCGATCGTTTGATCAACCCGCACGTCAGCGGTTTGCCGGCGTTTCTGGTGGCCAATCCCGGGGTCAATTCCGGAATGATGATCGTCCAGTACGTCGCCGCTTCGCTGTGTGCGGAAAACCGCCAATTGGCGCAACCGGCGGTGCTCGATAACTACGTCACGTCGGGGTTGCAGGAAGACCACTTGAGCATGGGCACCAATGCGGCGCTGAAACTGCATCGCGCGTTGGAAAACTGCACACAAATCCTCGCCATCGAGTATCTGCTGGCGGCTCAGGCGTTTGAATTTCTCAAGGAGCAACGCTTCGGCGCGGGCACCGATACCGCGTGGCGTCTGCTGCGCGAACGCGTCCCGGCTTACGACGAAGACCGCTGGTTGGCGCCGGATATCGCGGCGGCCGCCAGCGTGCTGAAACAGCCGAATTTGCTGCGACAAGCTTTGCCGAATCTGCACTGA
- a CDS encoding quaternary amine ABC transporter ATP-binding protein, whose amino-acid sequence MSSEAISKIEVKNVFKIFGNRSKDALAMVGQGKTKDQVLAETGCVVGVNDLSLSIGTGEIFVIMGLSGSGKSTLVRHFNRLIDPTSGAILVDGVDILQYDMEALREFRRHKISMVFQSFGLLPHKTVVENVAYGLKVRGESKQMCSERALHWINTVGLKGYENKYPHQLSGGMRQRVGLARALAADTDIILMDEAFSALDPLIRAEMQDQLLELQKTLHKTIVFITHDLDEAVRIGNRIAILKDGKLIQVGTPREILHSPADEYVDRFVQRRAAVV is encoded by the coding sequence ATGAGCAGCGAAGCCATCAGCAAAATCGAAGTCAAAAACGTCTTCAAGATTTTCGGCAACCGTTCCAAGGACGCGCTGGCAATGGTTGGCCAGGGCAAAACCAAGGATCAGGTGCTGGCCGAAACCGGCTGCGTGGTCGGCGTCAATGACTTGTCCCTGAGCATCGGCACGGGCGAGATTTTTGTGATCATGGGCCTGTCGGGTTCCGGCAAATCGACCCTGGTCCGCCACTTCAATCGGCTGATCGACCCGACCAGCGGCGCGATCCTGGTGGACGGCGTGGACATCCTGCAATACGACATGGAAGCCCTGCGCGAATTTCGTCGGCACAAGATCAGCATGGTGTTCCAGAGCTTCGGTTTGCTGCCGCACAAGACCGTGGTGGAGAACGTCGCCTACGGTTTGAAAGTGCGCGGCGAGAGCAAGCAAATGTGCTCGGAACGGGCGCTGCACTGGATCAACACCGTGGGCCTCAAGGGCTACGAAAACAAATACCCGCACCAGCTCTCCGGCGGCATGCGCCAGCGTGTGGGCCTGGCGCGCGCATTGGCGGCGGACACCGACATCATCTTGATGGACGAAGCGTTCAGCGCGCTCGATCCGCTGATCCGCGCCGAGATGCAGGACCAGTTGCTGGAACTGCAAAAAACCCTGCACAAGACCATCGTGTTCATCACCCACGACCTCGATGAAGCAGTGCGCATCGGTAACCGCATCGCGATTCTCAAGGATGGGAAATTGATTCAGGTCGGCACGCCGCGCGAGATCCTGCATTCGCCGGCGGATGAATACGTCGACCGGTTCGTCCAGCGGCGGGCTGCGGTGGTTTGA
- a CDS encoding ABC transporter permease has product MFPESFTFSIADWVNGWVDSLVTNYGDVFRHISDTLLWAIVNLEGLLRAAPWWLMLAIVAGVAWHATRKIVTTAVIVGLLFLVGAVGLWDKLMQTLALMMVATVISVLIGIPLGILSARSNRLRSVLMPLLDIMQTMPSFVYLIPVLMLFGLGKVPAIFATVIYAAPPLIRLTDLGIRQVDGEVMEAINAFGANRWQQLFGVQLPLALPSIMAGINQTTMMALSMVVIASMIGARGLGEDVLVGIQTLNVGRGLEAGLAIVILAVVIDRITQAYGRPRHEVNK; this is encoded by the coding sequence ATGTTTCCCGAAAGCTTTACTTTTTCCATCGCCGACTGGGTCAACGGTTGGGTCGATTCGCTGGTCACCAACTACGGCGATGTGTTCCGGCACATTTCCGACACGCTGTTGTGGGCCATCGTCAATCTCGAAGGCTTGCTGCGTGCCGCGCCGTGGTGGCTGATGCTTGCCATCGTCGCCGGTGTTGCCTGGCACGCGACGCGCAAAATTGTCACGACTGCGGTGATCGTCGGTTTGCTGTTTCTGGTCGGCGCCGTCGGCCTCTGGGACAAGCTGATGCAAACCCTGGCGCTGATGATGGTGGCGACGGTCATTTCGGTGCTGATCGGCATTCCGCTCGGCATCCTCTCGGCGCGCAGCAATCGCCTGCGTTCGGTGCTGATGCCGTTGCTCGACATCATGCAAACCATGCCGAGTTTTGTGTATCTGATCCCGGTGTTGATGCTGTTCGGTCTGGGCAAGGTGCCGGCGATTTTCGCCACGGTGATCTACGCCGCACCGCCGCTGATCCGCCTCACCGACCTGGGCATTCGTCAGGTTGACGGCGAAGTGATGGAAGCGATCAATGCCTTCGGCGCCAACCGCTGGCAGCAACTGTTCGGCGTGCAATTGCCGCTGGCGCTGCCAAGCATCATGGCCGGGATCAACCAGACCACCATGATGGCCCTGTCGATGGTGGTGATCGCCTCGATGATCGGTGCCCGTGGCCTGGGCGAAGATGTGTTGGTGGGGATTCAGACCCTCAACGTCGGACGAGGTCTTGAGGCCGGTCTGGCGATCGTGATTCTGGCAGTGGTCATCGACCGCATTACTCAGGCGTATGGTCGGCCACGGCATGAGGTGAACAAATGA